Proteins from a single region of Oreochromis niloticus isolate F11D_XX linkage group LG7, O_niloticus_UMD_NMBU, whole genome shotgun sequence:
- the LOC109202860 gene encoding uncharacterized protein LOC109202860 isoform X1: MTRPKFRPCTSCQTPNQASRRTCCVCFGSLSTKQKLKEKVESLDSQWGQAVLKNRNVGRIIDSARIAVRKLEAIGYKPILFIGKKDKDSHKWVADVITHLDPTSTTRNFLEKMQRAYEFILSKGTSTPVQPNTPTEQQVVQSKNATKEHCADKQTHIKEHAEIPSEEQAETLINKQAESLAKEQPEMTTQEHQASRLLEEQPKSLSDEQTETDFVLNLVPLSPSSVPCSQSFQQRRETEAPHKQPLPPLHQLLNPQTSHLCSLFIHLLATQSPSPQVWMANMKIRRERAVEDVVGRRCSSLKQSLRAG, from the exons ATGACACGCCCCAAATTCAGGCCCTGTACATCTTGCCAGACTCCCAATCAGGCAAGCAGAAGAACCTGCTGTGTCTGCTTCGGAAGTCTGTCCACCAAACAGAagctaaaagaaaaagtagaatcATTGGATAGCCAGTGGGGGCAAGCTGTcttgaaaaacagaaatgttggCCGGATAATTGATTCTGCCCGCATTGCA gTGCGGAAACTTGAGGCTATAGGCTACAAGCCCATTTTATTTATTGGCAAAAAAGACAAGGATTCACATAAGTGGGTAGCAGATGTTATTACCCATTTGGACCCCACTTCTACTACAAGAAATTTCCTGGAGAAGATGCAGAGGGCATATGAATTTATACTGTCTAAGG GAACATCCACACCAGTGCAACCCAATACCCCCACAGAACAGCAGGTTGTGCAGTCCAAGAATGCCACCAAGGAGCATTGTGCCGACAAACAGACCCACATCAAAGAGCACGCAGAGATCCCCAGTGAAGAACAGGCAGAGACCCTGATCAACAAGCAAGCAGAGAGCCTCGCCAAGGAGCAGCCAGAGATGACCACCCAGGAACATCAAGCTTCTAGGCTCCTCGAGGAGCAGCCAAAGAGCCTGTCAGACGAGCAGACAGAGACTGATTTTGTTCTCAATCTTGTTCCTTTATCTCCTTCTTCTGTTCCATGCTCCCAGTCTTtccaacaaagaagagagacagaagcaCCTCACAAACAACCTCTCCCACCTCTCCACCAACTTTTAAACCCACAGACCAGCCATCTCTGCAGTctcttcatccacctgctagccaCGCAATCTCCCAGTCCTCAAGTCTGGATGgccaacatgaaaataagaAGAGAAAGA GCTGTCGAAGATGTAGTAGGCAGAAGGTGTTCCAGTTTGAAGCAGTCACTGAGAGCAGGATAA
- the LOC109202860 gene encoding uncharacterized protein LOC109202860 isoform X2, translating into MTRPKFRPCTSCQTPNQASRRTCCVCFGSLSTKQKLKEKVESLDSQWGQAVLKNRNVGRIIDSARIAVRKLEAIGYKPILFIGKKDKDSHKWVADVITHLDPTSTTRNFLEKMQRAYEFILSKEQQVVQSKNATKEHCADKQTHIKEHAEIPSEEQAETLINKQAESLAKEQPEMTTQEHQASRLLEEQPKSLSDEQTETDFVLNLVPLSPSSVPCSQSFQQRRETEAPHKQPLPPLHQLLNPQTSHLCSLFIHLLATQSPSPQVWMANMKIRRERAVEDVVGRRCSSLKQSLRAG; encoded by the exons ATGACACGCCCCAAATTCAGGCCCTGTACATCTTGCCAGACTCCCAATCAGGCAAGCAGAAGAACCTGCTGTGTCTGCTTCGGAAGTCTGTCCACCAAACAGAagctaaaagaaaaagtagaatcATTGGATAGCCAGTGGGGGCAAGCTGTcttgaaaaacagaaatgttggCCGGATAATTGATTCTGCCCGCATTGCA gTGCGGAAACTTGAGGCTATAGGCTACAAGCCCATTTTATTTATTGGCAAAAAAGACAAGGATTCACATAAGTGGGTAGCAGATGTTATTACCCATTTGGACCCCACTTCTACTACAAGAAATTTCCTGGAGAAGATGCAGAGGGCATATGAATTTATACTGTCTAAGG AACAGCAGGTTGTGCAGTCCAAGAATGCCACCAAGGAGCATTGTGCCGACAAACAGACCCACATCAAAGAGCACGCAGAGATCCCCAGTGAAGAACAGGCAGAGACCCTGATCAACAAGCAAGCAGAGAGCCTCGCCAAGGAGCAGCCAGAGATGACCACCCAGGAACATCAAGCTTCTAGGCTCCTCGAGGAGCAGCCAAAGAGCCTGTCAGACGAGCAGACAGAGACTGATTTTGTTCTCAATCTTGTTCCTTTATCTCCTTCTTCTGTTCCATGCTCCCAGTCTTtccaacaaagaagagagacagaagcaCCTCACAAACAACCTCTCCCACCTCTCCACCAACTTTTAAACCCACAGACCAGCCATCTCTGCAGTctcttcatccacctgctagccaCGCAATCTCCCAGTCCTCAAGTCTGGATGgccaacatgaaaataagaAGAGAAAGA GCTGTCGAAGATGTAGTAGGCAGAAGGTGTTCCAGTTTGAAGCAGTCACTGAGAGCAGGATAA
- the LOC109202868 gene encoding uncharacterized protein LOC109202868 — MRNILEAEMTETHGVRVMYVQGIVALSPYLEDPYSQHGYEHYYDPESGSGYLEWSSTAMQRKAAEERSVSVCKSPKIGGPGHGRSRPLTTQTVLSDEDVRAAIALLRHSADEDICEKMKATFIYRHSMVNDEKNAADVFIGLMRFLDTPGLIEQDFRLLFCEVTARKSLERWPINLKAKVVKESHGLVSTSELLELMCNAESGWDSDMSTILLLLHLLPPFAQW; from the exons ATGAGAAACATACTTGAGGCTGAGATGACAGAAACACATGG CGTAAGAGTGATGTATGTGCAGGGGATTGTTGCTCTGTCTCCATATCTGGAAGACCCATATTCACAACATGGATAT GAACATTACTACGATCCAGAGAGCGGTTCAGGATACCTTGAATGGTCTTCAACCGCCATGCAAAGAAAAGCTGCGGAGGAAAGAAGCGTCTCAGTTTGCAAATCTCCCAAAA tTGGTGGTCCAGGCCATGGTCGATCCAGACCACTCACCACTCAGACAGTGTTATCAGATGAGGATGTAAGAGCAGCTATTGCTCTTTTGAGACACTCTGCTGATGAAGACATCTGTGAAAAGATGAAAGCTACCTTCATTTATCGGCATTCAATGGTCAACGATGAAAAGAATGCAGCAGATGTCTTCATAGGCCTGATGCGGTTTCTGGACACACCAGGACTG ATAGAACAAGATTTCCGACTCCTGTTTTGTGAGGTCACTGCCAGAAAATCCTTGGAGAGGTGGCCCATCAATCTCAAAGCAAAGGTTGTAAAGGAAAGTCATGGACTTGTCTCCACCTCAGAGCTCTTGGAGTTAATGTGCAATGCTGAGTCAG GCTGGGACAGTGACATGTCTACTATCTTGCTGCTGCTACATCTGCTACCACCATTTGCACAATGGTGA